Proteins co-encoded in one Malus domestica chromosome 09, GDT2T_hap1 genomic window:
- the LOC139187864 gene encoding uncharacterized protein — MVDEALRRDMTNINRSPFTDEIEQAEPSRKFSMLHFTSFKGDGDPERHLKHYRSAMVLYRNNDAFMCKIFVTTLQGEAQDWFHTLLARSIQNFDDLSLLVTKEYSSYRSIKKKSDHLFNVKKNPKESLRDYVKRFKAEKANIVGCDSSIASAAFQKRLTADHPQFGEMIMKEDLTLVDSFALAKKHALWDKARQTEKAPEQPRKESAAAQRKGDGKHPNKGRQEVKRRDQPMTKEGPITNSYSKFSIPIHQILCDIKNEPWFKLPKQSKGDTSKLDHTKYCAFHRGPSHTTDDCYTWKNYLEKLVKEGKVDRYLDKPAAQPKRNVDGDKEPSTKMIRINGIFAESEHLGATNNSKKRKIQQALLISQVQVVDTQPGPIIGSLSRIQKELISHMTMH, encoded by the coding sequence ATGGTTGATGAAGCATTAAGGCGAGATATGACCAATATAAATAGGTCACCTTTCACAGATGAGATCGAGCAAGCAGAGCCTTCACGCAAGTTTAGCATGCTAcacttcacatctttcaaaggagacGGGGATCCCGAAAGACACTTGAAGCATTACCGAAGTGCGATGGTCCTTTATCGGAATAATGATGCCTttatgtgcaaaatattcgtcactactttacaaggcgaggcacaagattggtttcatACCTTGTTGGCGCGATCCATCCagaattttgatgatctttccttgcttgtcaccaaagaatactcatcttatcgttcgatcaagaaaaagtccgaTCACTTGTTCAAcgtaaagaaaaacccaaaagagtcaCTTCGCGATTACGTGAAgagattcaaagcagagaaggcaaaTATCGTCGGATGTGACAGCTCGATAGCaagtgcagccttccaaaaaagaCTCACAGCAGACCACCCACAGTTTggagaaatgatcatgaaagaagacctaACTCTAGTAGATTCCTTTGCTCTGGcaaagaagcatgcactttgggacaagGCTCGACAAACAGAAAAGGCGCCGGAACAGCCTCGAAAAGAGTCGGCAGCTGCTCAAAGGAAGGGGGATGGAAAACATCCCAACAAGGGCAGGCAGGAGGTCAAACGCAGGGACCAACCCATGACCAAAGAAGGCCCGATAACCAATAGCTATTCTAAGTTCTCAAttccgattcatcaaatcctctGTGACATCAAGAACGAACCATGGTTCAAGTTGCCGAAACAATCAAAaggagatacttccaagttggaccaCACCAAGTATTGCGCATTCCACCGAGGTCCTAGTCACACAACCGATGATtgctacacttggaagaactaccttgAAAAGCTCGTGAAAGAAGGCAAAGTCGATAGATACTTGGACAAGCCAGCTGCACAGCCTAAAAGGAATGTAGACGGAGATAAGGAGCCATCAACCAAGATGATTCGAATCAATGGCATCTTCGCCGAATCCGAGCACTTGGGGGCCACTAATAACTCtaaaaagaggaagatccaaCAGGCTTTACTAATCTCACAAGTTCAAGTAGTCGATACCCAACCTGGACCTATTATTGGCTCATTGAGCAGGATACAGAAGGAGTTGATTTCCCACATGACGATGCACTAG